The proteins below are encoded in one region of Saccopteryx leptura isolate mSacLep1 chromosome 1, mSacLep1_pri_phased_curated, whole genome shotgun sequence:
- the LOC136388842 gene encoding olfactory receptor 52J3-like encodes MFYNNRSLFHPVTFFLIGIPGMEEVHVWISLPFCSFYLVALLGNATILLVIKAEKTLREPMFYFLAILSSVDLALSTTSVPRMLGIFWFDAHEINFGACVAQMFLIHAFTGMEAEVLLAMAFDRYVAISAPLHYTTILTPQVVMGIGLYILIFPVLVILPMIYLIYRLPFCQARIIAHSYCEHMGIAKLSCGNIRINAIYGLFVVSVFLMYLVLIVISYIYILHAVFRLPSEDARLKALSTCGSHIAVLCVFYIPSVFSSLTHRFGHNIPRYIHILVANLYLIIPPSLNPIIYGVRTKQIREQVLHIFIKK; translated from the coding sequence ATGTTTTATAACAATAGGAGTCTTTTTCACCCAGTCACATTTTTTCTCATTGGAATCCCTGGTATGGAAGAGGTTCATGTCTGGATCTCCCTGCCTTTCTGCTCTTTTTACCTTGTGGCTTTACTGGGCAATGCCACAATTCTACTAGTCATCAAGGCTGAGAAGACCCTCCGGGAGCCGATGTTCTACTTTCTGGCCATTCTTTCATCAGTTGATTTGGCCCTTTCCACAACCTCTGTGCCCCGCATGCTAGGTATCTTCTGGTTTGATGCACATGAGATTAACTTTGGGGCATGTGTGGCCCAGATGTTTTTGATCCATGCCTTCACTGGCATGGAGGCTGAGGTCTTACTGGCTATGGCCTTTGACCGTTATGTGGCGATCAGTGCTCCACTCCACTACACAACTATCTTAACACCCCAGGTGGTAATGGGCATtggtttatacattttaatttttccagttcTAGTTATACTTCCCATGATCTATCTCATCTACCGCCTACCCTTTTGTCAGGCTCGGATAATAGCTCATTCCTACTGTGAGCACATGGGCATTGCAAAGTTGTCCTGTGGAAACATTCGTATCAATGCTATCTATGGGCTTTTTGTAGTCTCTGTCTTTCTTATGTACCTGGTTCTTATTGTCATTTCCTATATCTACATTCTTCATGCTGTCTTCCGCCTCCCCTCAGAGGATGCAAGATTAAAAGCCTTAAGCACCTGTGGTTCCCACATTGCAGTTCTCTGTGTTTTCTATATTCCATCAGTCTTCTCTTCCCTCACTCATCGATTTGGACACAACATACCCCGTTATATCCATATTCTTGTTGCCAATCTCTACTTGATTATCCCACCCTCACTCAACCCCATCATTTATGGTGTGAGGACCAAACAAATACGAGAGCAAGTGCTTcatatctttattaaaaaatag
- the LOC136388843 gene encoding olfactory receptor 52J3: MIHLNRSLFHPVTFFLIGIPGMEEVHAWIFLPFCSFYLVALLGNATILLVIEAEKTLREPMFYFLAILSSVDLALSTTSVPRMLGIFWFDAHEINFGACVAQMFLIHAFTGMEAEVLLAMASDRYVAICVPLRYTTILTPRVLVGISMCIVIRPVLVILPMIYLIYRLPFCQARIIAHSYCEHMGIAKLSCGNIRINALYGLFVVSFFVLNLVLIGISYVYILRAVFHLPSQDARLKALRNTCGSHVGVICFFYIPSVFSFLTHRFGHNIPHYIHILIANLYLVIPPSLNPIIYGVRTKQI; the protein is encoded by the coding sequence ATGATACACCTAAACAGGagcctttttcacccagtcacGTTTTTCCTCATTGGAATCCCAGGTATGGAAGAGGTTCATGCCTGGATCTTCCTGCCTTTCTGCTCTTTTTACCTTGTGGCTTTACTGGGCAATGCCACAATTCTGCTAGTCATCGAGGCTGAGAAGACCCTCCGGGAGCCGATGTTCTACTTTCTGGCCATTCTTTCATCAGTTGATTTGGCCCTTTCCACAACCTCTGTGCCCCGCATGCTAGGTATCTTCTGGTTTGATGCACATGAGATTAACTTTGGGGCATGTGTGGCCCAGATGTTTTTGATCCATGCCTTCACTGGCATGGAGGCTGAGGTGTTACTGGCCATGGCCTCTGACCGTTATGTGGCAATCTGTGTTCCACTCCGCTACACAACTATCTTAACACCTCGGGTGCTGGTGGGCATCAGCATGTGTATTGTAATTCGTCCAGTTCTAGTTATACTTCCCATGATCTATCTCATCTACCGCCTACCCTTTTGTCAGGCTCGGATAATAGCTCATTCCTACTGTGAGCACATGGGCATTGCAAAGTTGTCCTGTGGAAACATTCGTATTAATGCTCTCTATGGGctctttgttgtttctttctttgttctcaacCTGGTCCTCATTGGCATTTCCTATGTCTACATTCTTCGTGCTGTCTTCCACCTCCCCTCACAGGATGCACGGCTAAAAGCCCTAAGAAACACCTGTGGTTCTCATGTTGGGGTCATCTGTTTTTTCTATATTCCCTCGGTCTTCTCTTTCCTCACTCACCGGTTTGGGCACAACATACCCCATTATATCCACATTCTTATTGCCAACCTCTACTTGGTTATCCCACCTTCACTCAACCCCATAATTTATGGTGTGAGGACCAAACAGATATGA
- the LOC136388844 gene encoding olfactory receptor 51G2-like translates to MSVFNNSGLYPRFLLTGLSGFESRYSLISLPIFFVYVTSVAGNITVLFIIRTEPSLHQPMYYFLSMLALTDLGLSITTLPTMFSVFWFHAREISFNACLVQMYFIHVFSIIESGVLLAMAFDRFLAIREPLHYAAVLTNSIIIGIGLAIAGRALALVFPVSFLLKRLQYHAVNILSYPFCLHQDLIKTTVSSHRVSSIYGLMVVISSMGLDSVLLLLSYIFILGTVLSIASKTESVKALNTCISHICAVLTFYTPMIGLSMIRRYGGNASPIVHVLMANVYLLVPPLMNPIVYTVKTKQIRDRIFKKFKQQKV, encoded by the coding sequence ATGTCTGTCTTCAATAACTCTGGTCTATACCCTCGCTTCCTTCTGACAGGCCTCTCTGGCTTTGAAAGCAGATACAGCTTGATTTCCCTCCCCATCTTCTTTGTTTATGTTACCTCAGTGGCAGGGAATATTACTGTCCTATTTATCATCAGAACTGAACCTTCTCTCCACCAACCAATGTACTACTTTCTATCAATGTTGGCACTTACTGACCTGGGTCTATCCATTACAACCTTGCCTACCATGTTCAGTGTCTTCTGGTTCCATGCCAGGGAGATCTCCTTCAATGCTTGTCTGGTCCAGATGTATTTCATTCATGTTTTCTCAATTATTGAATCAGGTGTGCTGTTAGCCATGGCCTTTGACCGCTTTTTAGCCATCCGAGAGCCTCTGCATTATGCAGCCGTTCTAACTAATAGTATAATCATTGGGATTGGGTTGGCAATTGCTGGAAGGGCTTTGGCTCTGGTCTTCCCGGTTTCCTTCCTCCTCAAGAGGCTCCAATATCATGCTGTCAATATTCTCTCCTATCCCTTCTGCCTGCACCAGGACCTCATAAAGACAACTGTATCCAGTCATCGGGTCAGCAGTATCTATGGTCTCATGGTGGTCATCAGCTCCATGGGACTTGATTCAGTGCTCCTCCTGCTCTCCTATATCTTCATCCTTGGCACAGTGTTGAGTATAGCCTCCAAAACAGAGAGTGTGAAAGCCCTCAATACTTGCATCTCCCACATCTGTGCTGTACTCACCTTCTACACACCAATGATTGGGCTATCTATGATCCGTCGCTATGGGGGCAATGCTTCTCCAATTGTCCATGTGCTCATGGCTAATGTCTACTTGCTGGTTCCACCCCTTATGAATCCCATTGTTTACACTGTCAAAACCAAGCAAATCCGTGACAGAATTTTCAAGAAGTTCAAACAGCAGAAAGTTTAG